The genome window TGTTTCCCCTCAGTGTCCACAAACTGTCcctctgtttttctgtctgtgaCTCCAATATATGGCTTCTTACTACCTAAACCACTGGATACTACTAATTTCAATAACGCTTGGTTTTCTGCAGAAGTTCTTGGCGAAACCATTGTTCCACCAAAGTCCTTGCAGGATTTTAATCCTTGATCAAAATTCCCCACAACACCATCAGTGATGTAGTATTTCTGTCCCACTTTCCTGAAGTGGCAGACACTTGAAACTTTCTCAAACGTGGCAATCTTGGCTTTGAGTTGCTGGATCTCAGATTTCAGGGATTCAAGAACACTTTCACTTCCAGGAGACCCTAAATATAGAACGATTACTTTGCATAGCTTGTATAATACACATCCAAACTTTTTCATGCACAACCTTAGTCTCTGAAGTCTCCAGATTTGCACGTTAGAATTTTAAACCTTAAtaacttttaatgtttaataccTTGTGGGCCTGAAGGTCCCCTTTCCCCCTTTTCTCCAGCTGTCCCAGGTGGTCCCGCTTTACCTGGTGGTCCCTGAACACTCACTCCTGTAAGGTAGGGCCAAAATTGAAAATAGGAGTGAAATTATCATTAGCTCAGACTTCCTCACTTCACTCATCCTTTACACTCTCTCTTACAAACCGACCTGACTCTCCCTTTTCTCCTTTGGGTCCAATTGCTCCATCTTTACCATCTCTCCCATCTCTTCCAGGCAGACCGTTGTGTCCAGGAGTGCCAGGAACTCCTCCATATGCAGGACAGTTCAGGTTCTGTGGTTCAGCTCCATCCAACAGCTGCAGTGCAAACTGAAGGAGCAGAAGAGCCCAGAGGAACGGCTTTAACAGTAACAGCGCCATCTGTTGATGCAAAAAGGAAAAACGTCAGAGAAATTTTCCACAATCTGTAAACGACATTTAGTCACTGGAACTAATAAATCAGCATACATTCTCAGTTA of Carassius gibelio isolate Cgi1373 ecotype wild population from Czech Republic chromosome A2, carGib1.2-hapl.c, whole genome shotgun sequence contains these proteins:
- the LOC127933141 gene encoding mannose-binding protein C, translated to MALLLLKPFLWALLLLQFALQLLDGAEPQNLNCPAYGGVPGTPGHNGLPGRDGRDGKDGAIGPKGEKGESGVSVQGPPGKAGPPGTAGEKGERGPSGPQGSPGSESVLESLKSEIQQLKAKIATFEKVSSVCHFRKVGQKYYITDGVVGNFDQGLKSCKDFGGTMVSPRTSAENQALLKLVVSSGLGSKKPYIGVTDRKTEGQFVDTEGKQLTFTNWGPGQPDDYKGLQDCGVIEDTGLWDDGGCGDIRPIMCEIDIK